One window of Acropora palmata chromosome 1, jaAcrPala1.3, whole genome shotgun sequence genomic DNA carries:
- the LOC141873597 gene encoding uncharacterized protein LOC141873597, which produces MRLVPVFVILCLVSVDAKFSFKNLFSRSPGNKLDLGFVAEKINKAATKLSTKIQALTDVLSAHIKPKRRGPISKPAITASSTPEFCHQYDCPRFYEVELNVTGDYKLRCYPKSYKWVSTIYDDDQRDVFMRLFRYISGNNQAEMKIEMTVPVAKKMNTGPRSMSYQTMSFFIPFEHQQDAPMPNNDKVNLEIVKPFCAYVKVYGGFSTLSKVRENYQSLLRELREDGRSDDISDSIYSAGYDDRFKLFNRHNEVWIISKNNKPSENAAVPDLSNTSSEPKPAKSTADKKLTEKTPQFCDENDCPLFYVKKNTTDFQLRCYNESYKWVSTSVANMNSKLAGKTAFWRLFRYIEGSNAKQMKIKMTVPVTMMMQPLQPGSGSFVKEDFTMSFFIPFKHQKDAPAPTADDVELNTVKPFCAYVREYGGFSNMEKVETHYKELLNALKLQGIDDFYTNMFYTAGYDAPYKLFNRHNEIWLISKSQNPVNGRILTQ; this is translated from the exons ATGAGGCTAGTTCCAGTTTTTGTTATTCTCTGCCTGGTTTCTGTGGATGCGAAGTTTTCGTTCAAAAATCTGTTTTCAAGATCCCCGGGAAATAAATTAGACCTCGGCTTTGTTGCTGAGAAGATTAACAAGGCTGCTACCAAGCTCTCAACTAAGATTCAAGCTCTCACAGATGTGTTGTCTGCGCACATCAAGCCAAAGCGCCGAGGTCCGATTTCCAAGCCAGCAATTACCGCATCATCAACCCCAGAATTCTGTCACCAATATGATTGCCCGCGTTTTTATGAAGTAGAGCTGAATGTCACTGGTGACTATAAACTTCGATGCTATCCGAAATCGTACAAATGGGTCTCCACAATCTATGACG ATGATCAACGGGACGTCTTCATGCGACTTTTCAGATACATCAGCGGCAACAATCAGGCAGAAATGAAAATAGAAATGACAGTTCCCGTGGCCAAGAAAATGAACACTGGACCCAGATCTATGTCATATCAAACTATGAGTTTCTTCATTCCATTTGAACACCAGCAAGACGCTCCTATGCCAAATAACGACAAAGTCAACCTGGAAATTGTCAAACCATTTTGCGCCTACGTGAAAGTGTACGGTGgcttttcaactttatcgAAAGTTCGAGAGAATTACCAGTCTCTGTTAAGAGAGCTACGGGAAGATGGCCGGAGCGATGACATCTCTGATAGCATCTACTCTGCTGGTTACGATGACCGATTTAAGTTATTCAACCGCCATAACGAAGTTTGGATCATCAGTAAAAACAACAAGCCCTCTGAAAATGCCGCAGTTCCGGATCTTTCAAACACCTCCTCGGAGCCAAAGCCTGCTAAATCAACAGCTGATAAGAAACTCACCGAGAAGACTCCACAATTCTgcgatgaaaatgattgtcCTTTGTTCTACGTGAAGAAGAATACCACAGACTTCCAGCTGCGCTGCTACAACGAATCCTACAAATGGGTGTCCACAAGTGTAGCGA ATATGAACTCCAAGCTTGCCGGAAAGACGGCTTTCTGGCGCCTTTTCAGGTACATCGAAGGCAGCAAcgcaaagcaaatgaagatcAAGATGACGGTTCCAGTGACAATGATGATGCAGCCACTTCAGCCTGGATCCGGCTCTTTCGTCAAGgaagatttcaccatgagcTTCTTTATCCCTTTCAAGCACCAGAAAGACGCTCCAGCCCCGACTGCAGACGATGTCGAGTTGAATACTGTGAAGCCATTCTGTGCTTACGTCAGAGAGTATGGAGGCTTCTCCAACATGGAGAAAGTGGAGACACACTATAAAGAACTTCTTAATGCGCTTAAATTGCAGGGGATTGATGACTTCTACACCAACATGTTTTATACTGCTGGTTACGATGCTCCTTACAAGCTTTTCAACCGTCATAATGAGATCTGGCTGATAAGTAAAAGTCAAAACCCGGTAAACGGCCGCATCCTCACTCAGTAA
- the LOC141885581 gene encoding heme-binding protein 2-like translates to MCLLKPFCSGSQDELSKEKYLKLLPPISIIVVKMQSLVVLLALVGLSVVQARPKEPDFCHGLECPHFKTVNKTDAFELRCYETDYKWASTIVADYEYDEAVRMGFMRLFNYIEGDNVKKLKIAMTAPVAVEIQAGQGPFCKNNFTVNFFVPFKYQDNPVEPTSKSVFISSLKKFCAYVKSYGGYSNIKLIQENTEKLSEALVKAGLGDTFIKEVFFYAGYDSPFRVFDRHNEIWFIKKDSDDKTLDF, encoded by the exons ATGTGTCTTCTCAAACCATTTTGCAGTGGGAGCCAGGACGAACTCTCGAAAGAAAAGTATTTGAAACTCCTACCTCCtatttcaataattgttgttaAG ATGCAGTCTTTAGTCGTTCTACTTGCCTTAGTTGGTCTATCTGTGGTCCAAGCGAGACCTAAAGAACCCGACTTCTGTCACGGACTCGAGTGTCCACATTTCAAAACTGTAAACAAAACTGACGCGTTTGAACTCCGCTGTTATGAAACGGATTACAAGTGGGCATCAACGATTGTAGCTG ATTACGAATATGATGAAGCAGTTCGCATGGGTTTCATGCGTCTCTTCAATTACATTGAGGGTGACAATGTGAAGAAGCTGAAAATAGCAATGACTGCACCGGTTGCTGTTGAGATTCAAGCAGGTCAAGGACCATTCTGCAAGAATAATTTTACAGTCAACTTCTTTGTTCCCTTTAAATACCAAGACAACCCAGTGGAACCTACAAGCAAatctgtttttatttcctctctCAAAAAGTTCTGCGCTTATGTCAAATCCTACGGTGGTTACTCAAATATTAAGCTCATTCAGGAAAACACAGAAAAGTTGTCAGAGGCCCTTGTTAAGGCAGGTCTGGGGGATACCTTCATAAAAGAAGTGTTTTTCTATGCTGGTTATGACAGTCCATTCCGTGTATTTGATCGTCACAACGAGATTTGGTTTATCAAGAAAGATTCTGATGACAAAACCTTGGATTTTTAG